A genomic stretch from Candidatus Latescibacterota bacterium includes:
- the hybB gene encoding Ni/Fe-hydrogenase cytochrome b subunit, translating into MSDHPSRPLFYPLRTRGMLITLAVMAVGAFFGAKRFLVGIGSVTNLNDQYPWGLWIGFDVATGVALAAGGFTTAALVYIFGKERFHAVIRPALLTAALGYTFVVLGLLADLGRYWAVWHPILPSMWQGNSVLFEVGMCVMIYLSVLYVEFAPIVLERLREVVSPRGRARRMVDGLKALLDRVLFLFIIAGVVLSCLHQSSLGNLMVIAPSKVHPLWWTPILPLLFLLSAFAVGLSMAIFESLLASKGFRRAPEMDVLAPLARVAAPLIALYLAFKLGDLTLREAWHYAFVPGGTALAFWIEILGGLVLPIAIFVNRRLRSDPRWLLLGSAAMVLGVALNRINVFIVAYHPPYAEHAYLPSFGEFAVSAGLVATFIFIYRLAVTYLPVMPVNEEETHA; encoded by the coding sequence ATGAGCGACCATCCCTCGCGACCGCTCTTCTACCCCCTGCGCACCCGCGGGATGCTGATCACCCTGGCCGTGATGGCCGTCGGCGCCTTCTTCGGGGCGAAGCGTTTCCTGGTGGGCATCGGCAGCGTCACCAATCTGAACGACCAGTACCCCTGGGGCCTGTGGATCGGCTTCGACGTGGCGACCGGCGTGGCCCTGGCGGCCGGCGGGTTCACCACGGCGGCGCTGGTCTACATCTTCGGGAAGGAGCGCTTCCACGCCGTGATCCGGCCGGCGCTGCTGACGGCGGCGCTGGGCTACACCTTCGTCGTGCTGGGGCTGCTGGCCGATCTCGGGCGCTACTGGGCCGTCTGGCATCCGATCCTGCCCTCCATGTGGCAGGGCAACTCGGTGCTCTTCGAGGTGGGCATGTGCGTCATGATCTACCTCTCGGTGCTCTACGTGGAGTTCGCGCCCATCGTCCTCGAGCGCCTGCGGGAGGTGGTTTCGCCCCGCGGCCGCGCGCGCCGCATGGTGGACGGGCTCAAGGCCCTGCTGGACCGCGTGCTCTTCCTGTTCATCATCGCCGGCGTGGTGCTGTCCTGCCTGCACCAGTCGTCGCTCGGCAACCTCATGGTGATCGCGCCGAGCAAGGTGCACCCGCTCTGGTGGACGCCCATCCTGCCCCTGCTCTTCCTGCTCTCGGCCTTCGCGGTGGGGCTGTCCATGGCGATCTTCGAGTCGCTGCTCGCGTCCAAGGGCTTCCGCCGCGCGCCCGAGATGGACGTGCTCGCGCCCCTGGCGCGCGTGGCCGCCCCGCTGATCGCGCTCTACCTGGCCTTCAAGCTGGGCGACCTGACGCTGCGCGAAGCCTGGCACTACGCCTTCGTCCCCGGCGGCACGGCGCTGGCCTTCTGGATCGAGATCCTCGGCGGCCTCGTGCTGCCCATCGCCATCTTCGTCAACAGGCGCCTGCGCAGCGATCCGCGCTGGCTGCTGCTGGGTTCGGCGGCCATGGTCCTGGGCGTGGCGCTGAACCGGATCAACGTCTTCATCGTCGCCTATCACCCGCCCTACGCGGAGCATGCCTACCTGCCGTCCTTCGGCGAGTTCGCCGTGTCGGCGGGGCTGGTGGCGACCTTCATCTTCATCTATCGCCTGGCGGTGACCTACCTGCCCGTGATGCCCGTGAACGAAGAGGAGACGCACGCATGA
- a CDS encoding cytochrome c3 family protein yields MNAARTLVIALAALVLTAAGAVAAPDCTKCHTCAAPTMEQPCLSDCPREGGHQPTYKDFTEMALPDSCILDQLVDRYEPVVFNHAKHAKMSGMGGASCRLCHHANEEGWVGNCFGCHPAHLSGRQVGVPDLKTAYHRQCMFCHRDWSHETNCEICHAPRGSGSPSAMPPKKTLDAMHSFRHREEPKVVNFKTSYDPAPYVAFDHKTHTETYGLSCMDCHSNDTCTSCHDTDGTRFSPRLHEYSNLNICTQCHNVGRCSTCHAQEKGRKFDHKLTGMPLKHYHKGLSCERCHEDKLTHGYMPRECNGCHGEWGRDDFDATGFNHAAKVGVDLREFHEGLVCSDCHAGSDYGTTPVCSSCHDDKSPRDLR; encoded by the coding sequence ATGAACGCCGCCCGCACGCTCGTGATCGCACTCGCCGCGCTCGTCCTGACCGCGGCGGGCGCAGTGGCCGCCCCGGACTGCACGAAGTGCCACACCTGCGCCGCGCCGACCATGGAGCAGCCCTGCCTCAGCGACTGCCCGCGCGAGGGCGGGCATCAGCCGACCTACAAGGACTTCACCGAGATGGCGCTGCCCGACAGCTGCATCCTGGATCAGCTCGTGGACCGCTACGAGCCGGTGGTGTTCAACCACGCCAAGCACGCCAAGATGTCCGGCATGGGCGGCGCCAGCTGCCGGCTCTGCCACCACGCCAACGAAGAGGGCTGGGTGGGCAACTGCTTCGGCTGCCATCCGGCGCACCTGTCCGGGCGGCAGGTGGGCGTCCCCGATCTCAAGACGGCCTATCACCGCCAGTGCATGTTCTGTCACCGGGACTGGAGCCACGAGACCAACTGCGAGATCTGCCACGCCCCGCGCGGCAGCGGATCGCCGTCGGCCATGCCGCCCAAGAAGACCCTGGACGCCATGCACAGCTTCCGCCACCGCGAAGAGCCCAAGGTGGTGAACTTCAAGACCAGCTACGATCCGGCGCCCTACGTGGCCTTCGACCACAAGACGCACACCGAGACCTACGGGCTCAGCTGCATGGACTGCCACAGCAACGACACGTGCACCTCTTGCCACGACACCGACGGCACCCGCTTCTCGCCGCGCCTGCACGAGTACAGCAACCTGAACATCTGCACGCAGTGCCACAACGTGGGCCGCTGCAGCACCTGCCACGCGCAGGAGAAGGGGCGCAAGTTCGATCACAAGCTCACGGGGATGCCCCTCAAGCACTACCACAAGGGCCTGAGCTGCGAGCGCTGCCACGAGGACAAGCTCACGCACGGCTACATGCCCCGGGAGTGCAACGGCTGCCACGGCGAGTGGGGGCGCGACGACTTCGACGCCACGGGGTTCAACCACGCCGCGAAGGTCGGGGTGGATCTGCGCGAGTTCCACGAAGGTCTGGTCTGCTCCGACTGCCACGCGGGCAGCGACTACGGAACGACGCCCGTCTGCAGCAGCTGCCACGACGACAAGTCGCCCCGCGATCTCCGCTGA
- a CDS encoding HAMP domain-containing protein, whose amino-acid sequence MRLLFKTFAFIFVGILALLTLNGALMVRREMRLFDGDMRGDALLLGHAMEQLVQDAWRSSGESRMLELVDAANRDQTKVRIRWVWLDVPAGTPQSPQLGASDLAALRGGQDVSIKQPAAGDGHRLTYVPVEVGDRHGALELRESLGPLRAYTHETVLRVTLLAAIMALLVLVLMWIFGLKFVGRPLAALMDKIRRTGGGDFGGDVHLRGHDELARLGEALNTMSARLDGAHAALIQETEARIEALEHLRHTERLAKIGHLASGIAHELGTPLNVVAGRAKLIAMDALEPAEARESAATIGAQAERMTAIIRQLLDFARRSPSQRTRGDLEGVARQSLDLLRSAAQKARVSLDLDVDDALPQVEIDATQMQQVLINLIMNGIQAMPDGGRLTVRLGRREAGQPPRDCAVVEVVDQGQGIDAEHLKLIFDPFFTTKDVGKGTGLGLSITHGIVAEHGGWIGVESKPGAGSRFSVFLPAEEATCTADS is encoded by the coding sequence ATGCGTCTGCTATTCAAGACCTTCGCGTTCATCTTCGTCGGCATTCTCGCCCTCCTCACCCTGAACGGCGCGCTCATGGTCCGCCGTGAGATGCGCCTCTTCGACGGGGACATGCGCGGCGACGCCCTCCTGCTCGGCCACGCCATGGAGCAGCTCGTGCAGGACGCCTGGCGCAGCAGCGGCGAGTCGCGCATGCTCGAGCTGGTCGACGCCGCCAATCGCGATCAGACCAAGGTGCGCATCCGCTGGGTCTGGCTCGACGTCCCCGCCGGCACGCCGCAATCCCCGCAGCTGGGCGCCAGCGACCTCGCGGCGCTCCGCGGCGGCCAGGACGTGTCGATCAAGCAGCCCGCCGCCGGCGACGGCCACCGCCTCACCTATGTCCCCGTCGAGGTCGGCGACCGCCACGGCGCCCTCGAGCTGCGCGAATCGCTCGGCCCCCTGCGCGCCTACACGCATGAGACCGTCCTCCGCGTCACGCTGCTCGCGGCGATCATGGCGCTGCTGGTGCTGGTGCTGATGTGGATCTTCGGCCTGAAGTTCGTGGGCCGTCCGCTGGCCGCTCTGATGGACAAGATCCGCCGCACGGGCGGCGGCGACTTCGGCGGCGACGTCCACCTGCGCGGCCACGACGAGCTCGCCCGCCTGGGCGAGGCCCTGAACACCATGTCCGCCCGGCTCGACGGCGCGCATGCCGCGCTGATCCAGGAGACCGAGGCGCGGATCGAGGCGCTCGAGCACCTGCGGCACACCGAACGTCTGGCCAAGATCGGACACCTCGCCTCGGGCATCGCCCACGAGCTGGGCACGCCGCTCAACGTGGTGGCCGGCCGGGCCAAGCTCATCGCCATGGACGCTCTCGAACCCGCGGAGGCGCGCGAGTCGGCGGCCACCATCGGCGCGCAGGCCGAGCGCATGACGGCGATCATCCGCCAGCTGCTCGACTTCGCCCGGCGCAGCCCCTCCCAGCGGACGCGCGGCGATCTGGAGGGCGTCGCGCGGCAGTCCCTCGACCTGCTGCGCTCGGCCGCCCAGAAGGCCCGCGTGTCGCTCGACCTCGACGTCGACGACGCGCTGCCCCAGGTGGAGATCGACGCCACGCAGATGCAGCAGGTGCTGATCAACCTCATCATGAACGGCATCCAGGCCATGCCGGACGGCGGCCGGCTCACCGTCCGCCTCGGTCGCCGCGAGGCCGGTCAACCCCCGCGCGACTGCGCCGTGGTGGAGGTCGTCGATCAGGGCCAGGGCATCGACGCCGAGCACCTCAAGCTCATCTTCGACCCGTTCTTCACCACCAAGGACGTGGGCAAGGGCACCGGACTCGGTCTCTCCATCACCCACGGGATCGTGGCGGAGCACGGCGGCTGGATCGGCGTGGAGAGCAAGCCCGGGGCGGGCAGCCGGTTCAGCGTCTTCCTGCCGGCCGAGGAGGCGACATGCACGGCAGACTCCTGA
- a CDS encoding sigma-54-dependent Fis family transcriptional regulator, which translates to MHGRLLIVDDERSMLDLLRDDLGRRGFRTHCAESAEAALDLLESEDVDVVLTDMHLPQLDGIAFCRHLADSGRELPVIVMTGFGSIDAAVSAMRAGAYDFITKPVSLDILALALERAVERRRLTEQVKRLSESERGEPGRETLIGESPVMRRLRALVARVAETEATVLVTGESGTGKELVARMLHERSHRARGPFQAVNCAALPGALMESELFGHRPGAFTDARAPRAGLFQQASGGTLFLDEVGELPAELQPKLLRALETRRIRPLGAERELEVDVRLVAATNSDLEAAVAAGRFREDLYYRLNVIRVEVPPLRERGADILLLARHFAAQFARAAGRPAADLAPAAARRLLEHGWPGNVRELRNGIERAVALADGESLTVGDLPAALRSPQATPGLPEPERLLPLATVERRYIAQVLEITKGNRSAAARILGLDRKTLWRKLGAATPSEH; encoded by the coding sequence ATGCACGGCAGACTCCTGATCGTGGACGACGAGCGCAGCATGCTCGACCTGCTGCGCGACGACCTGGGCCGCCGCGGCTTCCGCACCCACTGCGCGGAGAGCGCCGAGGCGGCGCTCGACCTGCTCGAGAGCGAGGACGTCGACGTCGTGCTCACCGACATGCACCTGCCCCAGCTCGACGGCATCGCCTTCTGCCGCCATCTCGCCGACAGCGGCCGCGAGCTGCCCGTGATCGTGATGACGGGCTTCGGCAGCATCGACGCCGCCGTGTCCGCCATGCGGGCCGGCGCCTACGACTTCATCACCAAGCCGGTCAGCCTGGACATCCTCGCCCTCGCCCTCGAGCGCGCCGTGGAGCGCCGCCGGCTGACCGAGCAGGTGAAGCGTCTCAGCGAGTCGGAGCGCGGCGAGCCGGGACGGGAGACGCTCATCGGCGAGAGCCCGGTGATGCGGCGCCTGCGCGCGCTGGTGGCGCGCGTGGCCGAGACCGAGGCGACGGTGCTCGTCACCGGAGAGAGCGGCACCGGCAAGGAGCTGGTGGCGCGGATGCTCCACGAGCGGAGCCACCGCGCGCGCGGTCCCTTCCAGGCCGTCAACTGCGCCGCGCTGCCGGGCGCGCTGATGGAGAGCGAGCTCTTCGGCCATCGTCCCGGCGCCTTCACCGACGCGCGCGCGCCGCGCGCCGGCCTCTTCCAGCAGGCGTCCGGAGGTACGCTCTTTCTCGACGAGGTGGGCGAACTCCCCGCCGAACTCCAGCCCAAGCTGCTGCGCGCGCTCGAGACGCGGCGCATCCGCCCGCTCGGCGCCGAGCGCGAGCTGGAGGTGGACGTCCGCCTGGTGGCCGCCACCAACAGCGACCTGGAGGCCGCCGTCGCCGCGGGCCGCTTTCGCGAGGACCTCTACTACCGGCTGAACGTGATCCGCGTCGAGGTGCCGCCCCTGCGCGAGCGCGGCGCGGACATCCTGCTCCTCGCGCGGCACTTCGCCGCGCAGTTCGCCCGGGCGGCGGGCAGGCCGGCGGCCGATCTCGCGCCCGCCGCCGCCCGGCGCCTGCTGGAGCACGGCTGGCCCGGGAACGTGCGCGAGCTGCGCAACGGCATCGAGCGCGCGGTGGCGCTCGCCGACGGCGAGAGCCTCACCGTGGGCGACCTACCCGCCGCGCTGCGAAGCCCCCAGGCCACGCCGGGCCTGCCCGAGCCCGAGCGCCTCCTGCCGCTGGCGACGGTGGAGCGCCGTTACATCGCCCAGGTGCTCGAGATCACCAAGGGCAACCGCAGCGCCGCCGCGCGCATCCTCGGTCTGGACCGCAAGACGCTCTGGCGCAAGCTGGGCGCGGCCACGCCGAGCGAGCACTGA
- a CDS encoding response regulator: protein MLPAGNPGGQLAHAKEDIMVNAVQPAGFKSPQAEPGLRTEPPVVLVAEDDAAMRTLLGRVLRTAGYDVLECRDGWELLDVMDASLPDTARARVDLVITDNRMPGITGLDLLALGQATRDFPPTILITAFGDVDTHAEARASGAVCVFDKPFDLDRLLDRVKSVVPL, encoded by the coding sequence GTGCTGCCCGCGGGGAACCCCGGCGGCCAGCTCGCCCACGCGAAGGAGGACATCATGGTGAACGCCGTCCAACCCGCCGGATTCAAGTCCCCGCAGGCCGAGCCGGGGCTCCGCACCGAGCCCCCCGTGGTCCTCGTGGCCGAGGACGACGCCGCCATGCGCACGCTGCTCGGCCGCGTCCTGCGCACGGCGGGCTACGACGTGCTCGAGTGCCGCGACGGCTGGGAGCTGCTCGACGTCATGGACGCGTCGCTGCCCGACACGGCGCGCGCCCGGGTCGACCTGGTCATCACCGACAACCGCATGCCGGGCATCACCGGCCTCGACCTGCTCGCGCTGGGCCAGGCGACGCGCGACTTCCCGCCGACCATCCTGATCACTGCCTTCGGCGACGTCGACACCCACGCCGAGGCGCGCGCCAGCGGCGCGGTCTGCGTCTTCGACAAGCCCTTCGATCTGGATCGCCTGCTCGACCGGGTGAAGTCCGTCGTCCCCCTCTAG
- a CDS encoding response regulator: MSDAATTATAPARRPHLLLADDDYEMRKLLRWSLEHAGYRVTECPDGHTLLKKLEAETGGGDGERYDLIVTDVRMPGVTGTEALRQGWLRGDWPPVILITAFPDPELRERALRLGAQAVLAKPFDVDLLVALAGRILPARSLARADDAQGAAPPTPAEPRLPFPVEITCRHGSLAAPLRDYIHEAAARFADCGGQIRDLSVVVDETRPDEHRRRQFRVSLRVRSDAGNIAVSLDADRAGAHPNPYLTLHAAFSTAWHRLQRRLERRANGKPAPAGARVRRAREQLASAAAGPFAPLRKE, translated from the coding sequence ATGTCCGACGCAGCAACCACAGCCACAGCACCCGCTCGGCGGCCCCACCTGCTCCTCGCCGACGACGACTACGAGATGCGCAAGCTCCTGCGCTGGTCCCTCGAGCACGCGGGCTACCGGGTGACGGAGTGCCCGGACGGCCACACCCTGCTGAAGAAGCTCGAGGCCGAGACGGGCGGCGGCGACGGCGAGCGCTACGATCTCATCGTCACCGACGTCCGGATGCCCGGGGTGACGGGCACCGAGGCCCTGCGCCAGGGCTGGCTCCGCGGCGACTGGCCGCCGGTGATCCTGATCACCGCCTTCCCCGATCCCGAGCTGCGCGAGCGCGCGCTGCGGCTGGGCGCGCAGGCTGTGCTCGCCAAACCCTTCGACGTGGACCTGCTCGTCGCCCTGGCCGGCCGGATCCTGCCCGCCCGGTCCCTCGCCCGCGCCGACGACGCCCAGGGCGCCGCCCCCCCCACCCCCGCGGAACCGCGCCTCCCCTTCCCCGTGGAGATCACTTGCCGGCACGGCTCGCTGGCCGCGCCGCTGCGCGACTACATCCACGAGGCGGCGGCGCGCTTCGCCGACTGCGGCGGACAGATCCGCGACCTGAGCGTGGTCGTCGACGAAACGCGGCCCGACGAACACCGCAGGCGCCAGTTCCGCGTGAGCCTGCGCGTCCGCAGCGACGCCGGCAACATCGCCGTCAGCCTCGACGCCGACCGCGCCGGCGCGCATCCGAATCCCTATCTCACCCTGCACGCGGCCTTCAGCACGGCCTGGCATCGCCTGCAGCGTCGCCTGGAGCGGCGCGCGAACGGCAAGCCCGCGCCCGCCGGAGCGCGCGTGCGGCGCGCGAGGGAACAGCTGGCCAGCGCGGCCGCCGGGCCCTTCGCGCCGCTGCGAAAGGAGTAG
- a CDS encoding BON domain-containing protein, giving the protein MKHVNRAVESLLILALSATPALAAVRSESSMSIPDDQITGAIETELLVNDAVPAEDINVMTRDGIVTLDGSVNNLLARERASEVAESIKGVRAVVDEIEVKPVPRSDLEIQGDVTAAFASDPLTRDDGIAVSVHDGHVTLDGRGDSFAKQRLVTEIAEGVRGVKSVENDITVELEHERPDADIATEIRALLRDDVRIDPGAVGVAVKDGKVTLSGDVSSAWERTLAKRKAWVAGVRAVDVSGLEIAWWRADDSLRQDAETADLSDADIDRAVAGVLAQDPRVQAFDVIADASYGTVTLTGEVDNLKAKQAAAEDAQNTIGVWRVENHLRVRPDSAFSDAELVTRVYDALGRDPFVGWHDISVAATNGTVRLYGDVDTDFEKREATDVAYRVGGVLAVDNALNVSAEQPLKSDTAIRDDVESQLYWDAAVNGGEVQVSVDGGAVTLTGAVDTWYEYTQAAQDAYEGGATSVRNDLQVRSTPAKGAPLATNS; this is encoded by the coding sequence ATGAAGCACGTCAACCGAGCCGTCGAGAGCCTGCTGATCCTCGCCCTGTCCGCGACGCCCGCGCTGGCCGCCGTGCGATCGGAGTCCTCGATGAGCATCCCCGACGACCAGATCACCGGCGCCATCGAGACGGAGCTCCTGGTCAACGACGCCGTGCCGGCCGAGGACATCAACGTGATGACGCGCGACGGCATCGTCACCCTGGACGGCAGCGTGAACAACCTGCTGGCCCGCGAGCGCGCGTCCGAGGTGGCCGAGAGCATCAAGGGCGTACGCGCGGTGGTGGACGAGATCGAGGTCAAGCCCGTGCCCCGCAGCGACCTCGAGATCCAGGGCGACGTGACCGCGGCCTTCGCCAGCGACCCGCTCACGCGGGACGACGGCATCGCCGTGAGCGTCCACGACGGGCACGTGACCCTCGACGGCCGCGGCGACTCCTTCGCCAAGCAGCGGCTCGTCACCGAGATCGCCGAGGGGGTGCGCGGCGTGAAGAGCGTGGAGAACGACATCACCGTGGAGCTGGAGCACGAGCGGCCCGACGCGGACATCGCCACCGAGATCCGCGCGCTGCTGCGCGACGACGTCCGCATCGACCCGGGCGCGGTGGGCGTCGCCGTGAAGGATGGCAAGGTCACGCTCAGCGGCGACGTCAGCAGCGCCTGGGAGCGCACGCTGGCCAAGCGCAAGGCCTGGGTGGCGGGCGTGCGGGCCGTGGACGTCTCCGGGCTGGAGATCGCCTGGTGGCGCGCGGACGATTCGCTCCGGCAGGACGCGGAGACGGCGGACCTGAGCGACGCGGACATCGACCGCGCCGTCGCCGGCGTGCTGGCCCAGGATCCCCGCGTCCAGGCCTTCGACGTGATCGCGGACGCGAGCTACGGCACCGTCACGCTGACCGGCGAGGTGGACAACCTCAAGGCCAAGCAGGCGGCGGCCGAAGACGCGCAGAACACCATCGGCGTCTGGCGCGTCGAGAACCACCTCCGCGTCCGGCCCGACAGCGCCTTCAGCGATGCGGAGCTCGTGACCCGCGTCTACGACGCCCTGGGCCGCGACCCCTTCGTGGGCTGGCACGACATCAGCGTCGCCGCCACGAACGGCACGGTGCGGCTCTACGGCGACGTGGACACCGACTTCGAGAAGCGCGAGGCCACGGACGTGGCCTACCGCGTGGGCGGCGTGCTGGCGGTGGACAACGCGCTCAACGTGAGCGCCGAACAGCCGCTCAAGAGCGACACGGCCATCCGCGACGACGTGGAGTCGCAGCTCTACTGGGATGCCGCGGTGAACGGCGGCGAGGTCCAGGTGAGCGTGGATGGCGGGGCCGTCACCCTGACCGGCGCGGTGGACACCTGGTACGAGTACACCCAGGCCGCCCAGGACGCCTACGAGGGCGGGGCGACCTCGGTCCGCAACGATCTCCAGGTGCGGAGCACCCCCGCGAAGGGCGCGCCGCTCGCGACGAATTCCTGA
- a CDS encoding DUF309 domain-containing protein: MADPPRYTDRPLPRYRHLLGRTPHPVRHPDGHSYGVTPPLPTPIRGDDWQGNEEFLYGIDLFNLGFWWESHEALEGLWHVSGRRSPVGHCLQTVIQCAAAHLQAELGRARGGEALLRRARVHAASAGETRLGLDLDALLRGTRDFVHDPTGPAARLRLAWPDGGEADPSRAS, translated from the coding sequence ATGGCCGATCCCCCGCGCTACACCGACCGCCCGCTGCCGCGCTACCGGCACCTGCTCGGACGCACGCCGCATCCGGTTCGGCATCCCGACGGACACTCCTACGGCGTCACGCCGCCCCTGCCGACCCCCATCCGGGGCGACGACTGGCAGGGCAACGAGGAGTTCCTCTACGGGATCGACCTCTTCAACCTGGGCTTCTGGTGGGAGAGTCACGAGGCGCTGGAGGGGCTCTGGCACGTCAGCGGCCGGCGCTCGCCGGTGGGGCACTGCCTCCAGACCGTGATCCAGTGCGCGGCGGCCCACCTGCAGGCGGAGCTGGGACGCGCGCGCGGCGGCGAGGCCCTGCTGCGCCGGGCGCGGGTCCACGCCGCCTCGGCCGGCGAGACCCGCCTGGGCCTCGACCTGGATGCGCTGCTGCGCGGCACCCGCGACTTCGTCCACGATCCGACCGGACCCGCCGCCCGCCTGCGGCTCGCCTGGCCAGACGGCGGCGAGGCCGACCCTTCGCGCGCAAGTTAG
- a CDS encoding PilZ domain-containing protein: MENRRKYARKLMFDMLPVSIAGLGDCIGYLVDLTPAGLMLRSTCPVEPGTRYVIQVELREPVDGRETLEIDGECVWCRRAPVMNGFNAGFQLADDSANSKRLIEALSRPPVPLPDDED; encoded by the coding sequence ATGGAAAACCGCCGCAAGTACGCGCGCAAGCTCATGTTCGACATGCTGCCGGTGTCGATCGCCGGCCTTGGCGACTGCATCGGCTACCTCGTGGACCTCACGCCGGCCGGCCTGATGCTGCGCTCCACCTGCCCGGTGGAGCCCGGCACCCGCTACGTCATCCAGGTCGAGCTGCGCGAGCCCGTGGACGGCCGCGAGACGCTCGAGATCGACGGCGAGTGCGTCTGGTGCCGGCGCGCCCCGGTGATGAACGGCTTCAACGCGGGCTTCCAGCTCGCGGACGACAGCGCCAACAGCAAGCGGTTGATCGAAGCGCTCAGCCGACCGCCGGTGCCTCTGCCCGACGACGAGGACTGA
- a CDS encoding amidohydrolase — MSSPPAELLALRHRLHRLAERSGEERRTADAVREFLSRQSPGRIEADLGGHGVAAVWDGPSPGPTVLLRADLDALPLPESLALPHGSLTEGVAHKCGHDGHMAMLAGVGVALAQRPPARGRAVLLFQPAEETGAGARAVLDDPRFAAIAPDRVLALHNLPGFPTGSVLLRDGVFASASRGLAVTLRGVTSHAAEPAAGRSPALAVAQLIADWSAAPQLHSALAEAAQVTVIHARVGERAFGTSPGEGCVMATLRAHETAVIERLAAHCEERARGLATAHGLEIQVDWVEPFPATCCDPGTNAVLEAVARERGLVVRRLEHPFPWSEDFGHFTAVAPGALFGLGAGPEQPALHHPRYDFPDALLAIGPPLLEAALRRLLALDKPATGGTP, encoded by the coding sequence ATGTCCTCTCCGCCCGCAGAACTGCTAGCGCTCCGTCACCGCCTGCATCGCCTGGCGGAGCGGTCCGGTGAGGAGCGACGGACCGCCGACGCGGTGCGCGAGTTCCTGTCCCGGCAGTCTCCCGGTCGGATCGAAGCCGATCTCGGCGGCCACGGCGTGGCGGCCGTGTGGGACGGCCCGTCGCCCGGGCCCACGGTGCTCCTGCGCGCGGATCTCGACGCCCTCCCCCTCCCCGAATCGCTGGCGCTCCCCCACGGGTCGCTGACCGAAGGCGTCGCCCACAAGTGCGGCCACGACGGACACATGGCCATGCTGGCCGGCGTCGGCGTCGCCCTCGCGCAGCGCCCGCCCGCGCGTGGGCGCGCCGTGCTGCTCTTCCAGCCGGCGGAGGAGACGGGGGCCGGCGCGCGAGCCGTCCTCGACGACCCCCGCTTCGCCGCCATCGCGCCCGACCGGGTGCTGGCGCTGCACAACCTCCCGGGCTTTCCCACGGGCAGCGTGCTCCTGCGCGACGGGGTCTTCGCGAGCGCGTCCCGCGGCCTCGCCGTGACCCTGCGCGGCGTGACGTCCCACGCGGCCGAACCCGCCGCAGGTCGCAGTCCCGCGCTCGCCGTCGCGCAGCTCATCGCCGACTGGAGCGCCGCCCCGCAGCTGCACAGCGCGCTCGCGGAGGCCGCCCAGGTGACGGTGATCCACGCCCGCGTGGGCGAGCGCGCCTTCGGCACGAGCCCGGGCGAGGGCTGCGTCATGGCGACGCTCCGCGCCCACGAGACGGCCGTCATCGAGCGCCTGGCCGCTCACTGCGAGGAGCGCGCGCGGGGGCTCGCCACGGCCCACGGCCTCGAGATCCAGGTGGACTGGGTCGAGCCCTTTCCCGCCACCTGCTGCGATCCCGGCACCAACGCGGTGCTGGAAGCGGTGGCCCGGGAGCGAGGGCTCGTCGTGCGGCGCCTCGAGCATCCCTTCCCGTGGTCGGAGGACTTCGGCCACTTCACAGCCGTCGCGCCCGGCGCGCTCTTCGGGCTGGGGGCCGGGCCGGAGCAGCCCGCCCTGCACCATCCCCGTTACGACTTCCCCGACGCCCTGCTGGCCATCGGACCGCCGCTTCTCGAGGCCGCGCTGCGCCGTCTGCTCGCCCTGGACAAACCCGCCACGGGGGGAACCCCGTGA